Proteins co-encoded in one Lynx canadensis isolate LIC74 chromosome C1, mLynCan4.pri.v2, whole genome shotgun sequence genomic window:
- the LOC115520518 gene encoding elongation factor 1-alpha, somatic form-like yields the protein MVDNDSQDPKLSCHYSGTGTESPFSTQLRSHLPWEADPREADRGGFSPSCSGPARNQNPGDSVGCLDRIVPQTWLLSAPPHIESCLGYALVGLLRDLLVSWHVLLPPMRRKLPSVLQEERESKVSPGENEEEVEEGCEEVPGAPPGSGAPSMGKEKTHINIVVIGHVDSGKSTTTGHLIYKCGGIDKRTIDRFEKEAAEVGKGSFKYAWVLDKLKAERERGITIDISLWKFETKKYYITIIDAPGHRDFIKNMITGTSQADCAVLIVASGVGEFESGISKNGQTREHVLLAYTLGVKQLIVAVNKMDITEPPYSSARFEEISKEVKAYIKKIGYNSEAVAFVPISGWHGDNMIEPSNKMSWFRGWKITRKEGNMVGMTLLEALDSIMPPARPVNKPLRLPLQDVYKIGGIGTVPVGRVETGFLRPGMVVTFAPCNITTEVKSVEMHHEALAEALPGDNVGFNVKNVSVKDIRRGYVAGDSKNDPPSEVGSFVSQVIILNHPGSIAAGYSPVLDCHTAHIACKFAELREKIDRRSGKKLEDNPKALKSGDSAIVQMIPRKPMCVESFSEYPPLGRFAVRDMRQTVAVGVIKAVEKKAATGGKVTKSAMKAARK from the exons ATGGTGGATAATGACAGCCAAGATCCTAAGCTGAGCTGCCACTATTCAGGGACAGGCACTGAG TCACCCTTCTCGACTCAGCTGAGGAGTCACCTGCCCTGGGAAGCTGACCCCAGAGAGGCTGATCGAGGTGGCTTCTCCCCCAGCTGCTCTGGCCCAGCCAGAAATCAG AACCCTGGTGACTCTGTAGGGTGTCTAGACCGGATAGTCCCTCAGACCTGGCTCCTGAGCGCCCCTCCACACATTGAGAGCTGCCTGGGCTATGCACTGGTGGGGCTGCTGAGGGACCTGCTGGTCTCCTGGCACGTCCTGCTGCCGCCCATGAGGAGGAAGCTCCCCTCCGTCCtgcaagaagagagggagagtaaGGTCAGCCCCGGTGAAAATgaagaggaggtggaggaagg GTGTGAGGAGGTACCAGGGGCTCCTCCGGGCTCTGGAG CTCCCAGCATGGGCAAAGAGAAGACCCACATCAACATTGTGGTCATCGGCCATGTGGATTCGGGCAAGTCCACCACAACGGGGCATCTCATCTACAAATGTGGGGGCATCGACAAGAGGACCATCGACAGGTTTGAGAAGGAGGCCGCGGAG GTGGGCAAAGGTTCCTTCAAGTACGCCTGGGTACTGGACAAGCTGAAGGCAGAGCGGGAACGTGGCATCACCATTGACATCTCCCTGTGGAAGTTTGAGACCAAAAAATACTACATCACCATCATCGATGCCCCAGGTCACCGTGACTTCATCAAGAACATGATCACAGGCACCTCACAG GCAGACTGCGCTGTGCTGATTGTGGCAAGTGGTGTAGGTGAGTTTGAGTCTGGCATCTCTAAGAATGGGCAGACCCGTGAGCACGTACTGCTGGCTTATACGCTGGGTGTGAAGCAGCTCATCGTGGCAGTCAATAAGATGGACATCACGGAGCCTCCTTACAGTAGTGCACGCTTTGAGGAGATCAGCAAGGAGGTGAAGGCCTATATCAAGAAGATCGGTTACAACTCTGAGGCTGTTGCCTTTGTGCCCATCTCCGGCTGGCATGGAGACAACATGATAGAACCCAGCAACAAG ATGTCCTGGTTCAGAGGCTGGAAGAtcaccaggaaggaaggaaacatggTGGGCATGACCCTGCTAGAAGCGCTAGACTCCATCATGCCCCCTGCCCGCCCTGTGAACAAGCCCCTGCGGCTGCCTCTGCAGGACGTATATAAGATTGGGG GCATCGGCACTGTGCCCGTGGGCCGGGTAGAAACAGGCTTCCTCAGGCCCGGCATGGTGGTGACCTTTGCCCCCTGCAATATCACCACAGAGGTCAAGTCTGTAGAGATGCACCACGAGGCCCTGGCTGAGGCCCTGCCCGGTGACAATGTGGGCTTCAATGTGAAGAACGTGTCAGTAAAGGACATCAGGCGGGGCTATGTGGCAGGAGACAGCAAGAATGACCCGCCCTCAGAGGTGGGGAGCTTCGTCTCCCAG GTGATCATTCTCAACCACCCTGGCAGTATTGCGGCTGGCTACTCACCAGTTCTGGACTGCCACACGGCCCACATCGCCTGTAAGTTTGCAGAGCTCAGGGAGAAGATCGACCGGCGCTCAGGCAAGAAGCTGGAAGATAATCCCAAAGCCCTAAAGTCTGGGGACTCGGCCATTGTTCAGATGATCCCACGAAAGCCCATGTGTGTAGAAAGCTTCTCAGAGTACCCACCCCTTG